The Dama dama isolate Ldn47 chromosome 28, ASM3311817v1, whole genome shotgun sequence genome has a window encoding:
- the SMPD2 gene encoding sphingomyelin phosphodiesterase 2 isoform X1 gives MKPNFTLRLRVFNLNCWGIPYLSKHRADRVKRLGDFLNMESFDLALLEEVWSEQDFQYLRQKLLPTYPAAHYFRSGIIGSGLCVFSKHPIQEFTQHVFTLNGYPYMIHHCDWFCGKAVGLLVLHLSGLVLNAYVTHLHAEYDRQKDIYLAHRVAQAWELAQFIHHTSKKADVVLLCGDLNLHPKDLGCRLLKEWTGLHDAYLETRDFKGSEEGCTMVPKNCYVKQQELGPFPLGIRIDYVLYKAVSGLYISCKNLKTTTGHDPYSGPPFSDHEALMATLCVRHSPPQHNPSPTHGPAESSPLTSVLREAWAEVDQGMAQARWWATVAGYAVGLGLLLLALLCALAAGGWIREAALLLWTPNVGLVLGAGAFHLFHMQEAKSLCKTRTELQHVLGRAREAQDLGPESQPALLLGQQEGDRAEEQ, from the exons ATGAAGCCCAACTTCACCCTGCGACTGAGAGTCTTTAACCTCAACTGCTG GGGCATTCCCTACCTGAGCAAGCATCGCGCCGACCGCGTGAAGCGCCTGGGAGACTTTCTAAACATGGAGAGCTTCGACCTAGCTCTGCTGGAGGAG GTGTGGAGTGAACAGGACTTTCAGTACTTGAGACAGAAGCTGTTGCCCACCTACCCAGCTGCACACTACTTCAGGAG TGGCATCATTGGCAGCGGTCTCTGTGTCTTCTCCAAACACCCAATCCAGGAATTCACCCAGCATGTCTTCACCCTCAATGGCTACCCCTACATG ATCCATCACTGTGACTGGTTCTGTGGGAAGGCTGTGGGGCTGCTGGTACTCCATCTAAGTGGATTGGTGCTCAATGCCTACGTGACCCAC CTCCATGCCGAGTACGATCGACAGAAGGACATTTACCTAGCACATCGTGTGGCCCAAGCTTGGGAACTGGCCCAGTTCATCCA CCACACATCCAAGAAGGCTGATGTGGTTCTCTTGTGTGGGGACCTCAACTTGCACCCAAAGGACCTGGGCTGCCGCCTGCTGAAAGAGTGGACTGGGCTGCATGATGCCTATCTGGAGACCCGGGACTTCAAG GGTTCTGAAGAAGGATGTACAATGGTACCCAAGAACTGTTACGTCAAGCAACAGGAGCTGGGGCCATTTCCCTTGGGCATCCGCATCGATTATGTACTTTATAAG GCAGTATCTGGGCTGTACATCTCCTGTAAGAATCTCAAAACTACTACAGGCCATGACCCTTACAGCGGGCCCCCCTTCTCTGATCATGAGGCCCTGATGGCTACTCTGTGTGTGAGACACAGCCCCCCGCAGCACAACCCCAGCCCTACCCATG GACCAGCAGAGAGCTCGCCGTTGACCAGTGTGCTAAGGGAGGCCTGGGCAGAAGTGGACCAGGGCATGGCTCAGGCTCGCTGGTGGGCCACCGTGGCTGGCTATGCAGTTGGGCTAGGGCTTCTTCTCCTGGCGTTGCTGTGTGCCCTGGCGGCCGGAGGATGGATCAGGGAAGCTGCTCTACTGCTCTGGACCCCCAATGTAGGACTGGTGCTGGGGGCAGGTGCCTTCCACCTCTTCCACATGCAGGAGGCCAAGAGCTTGTGTAAGACCCGGACCGAGCTTCAGCATGTGCTGGGAAGGGCAAGGGAGGCCCAGGACCTGGGCCCAGAGTCCCAGCCAGCCCTGCTTCTAGGGCAGCAGGAGGGAGACAGAGCTGAGGAACAATAA
- the SMPD2 gene encoding sphingomyelin phosphodiesterase 2 isoform X2: MKPNFTLRLRVFNLNCWGIPYLSKHRADRVKRLGDFLNMESFDLALLEEVWSEQDFQYLRQKLLPTYPAAHYFRSGIIGSGLCVFSKHPIQEFTQHVFTLNGYPYMIHHCDWFCGKAVGLLVLHLSGLVLNAYVTHLHAEYDRQKDIYLAHRVAQAWELAQFIQCDLGCRLLKEWTGLHDAYLETRDFKGSEEGCTMVPKNCYVKQQELGPFPLGIRIDYVLYKAVSGLYISCKNLKTTTGHDPYSGPPFSDHEALMATLCVRHSPPQHNPSPTHGPAESSPLTSVLREAWAEVDQGMAQARWWATVAGYAVGLGLLLLALLCALAAGGWIREAALLLWTPNVGLVLGAGAFHLFHMQEAKSLCKTRTELQHVLGRAREAQDLGPESQPALLLGQQEGDRAEEQ, from the exons ATGAAGCCCAACTTCACCCTGCGACTGAGAGTCTTTAACCTCAACTGCTG GGGCATTCCCTACCTGAGCAAGCATCGCGCCGACCGCGTGAAGCGCCTGGGAGACTTTCTAAACATGGAGAGCTTCGACCTAGCTCTGCTGGAGGAG GTGTGGAGTGAACAGGACTTTCAGTACTTGAGACAGAAGCTGTTGCCCACCTACCCAGCTGCACACTACTTCAGGAG TGGCATCATTGGCAGCGGTCTCTGTGTCTTCTCCAAACACCCAATCCAGGAATTCACCCAGCATGTCTTCACCCTCAATGGCTACCCCTACATG ATCCATCACTGTGACTGGTTCTGTGGGAAGGCTGTGGGGCTGCTGGTACTCCATCTAAGTGGATTGGTGCTCAATGCCTACGTGACCCAC CTCCATGCCGAGTACGATCGACAGAAGGACATTTACCTAGCACATCGTGTGGCCCAAGCTTGGGAACTGGCCCAGTTCATCCAGTGT GACCTGGGCTGCCGCCTGCTGAAAGAGTGGACTGGGCTGCATGATGCCTATCTGGAGACCCGGGACTTCAAG GGTTCTGAAGAAGGATGTACAATGGTACCCAAGAACTGTTACGTCAAGCAACAGGAGCTGGGGCCATTTCCCTTGGGCATCCGCATCGATTATGTACTTTATAAG GCAGTATCTGGGCTGTACATCTCCTGTAAGAATCTCAAAACTACTACAGGCCATGACCCTTACAGCGGGCCCCCCTTCTCTGATCATGAGGCCCTGATGGCTACTCTGTGTGTGAGACACAGCCCCCCGCAGCACAACCCCAGCCCTACCCATG GACCAGCAGAGAGCTCGCCGTTGACCAGTGTGCTAAGGGAGGCCTGGGCAGAAGTGGACCAGGGCATGGCTCAGGCTCGCTGGTGGGCCACCGTGGCTGGCTATGCAGTTGGGCTAGGGCTTCTTCTCCTGGCGTTGCTGTGTGCCCTGGCGGCCGGAGGATGGATCAGGGAAGCTGCTCTACTGCTCTGGACCCCCAATGTAGGACTGGTGCTGGGGGCAGGTGCCTTCCACCTCTTCCACATGCAGGAGGCCAAGAGCTTGTGTAAGACCCGGACCGAGCTTCAGCATGTGCTGGGAAGGGCAAGGGAGGCCCAGGACCTGGGCCCAGAGTCCCAGCCAGCCCTGCTTCTAGGGCAGCAGGAGGGAGACAGAGCTGAGGAACAATAA
- the MICAL1 gene encoding F-actin-monooxygenase MICAL1 has translation MASPTSTNPAHAHFESFLQAQLCQDVLSSFQGLCGALGLEPGGGLSQYHKIKAQLNYWSAKSLWAKLDKRASQPVYQQGRACTATKCLVVGAGPCGLRAAVELAMLGARVVLVEKRTKFSRHNVLHLWPFTIHDLRALGAKKFYGRFCTGSLDHISIRQLQLLLLKVALLLGVEIHWGIAFTGLQPPPQKGSGWRAQLQPSPPAQLAKYEFDVLISAAGGKFVPEGFTVREMRGKLAIGITANFVNRRTVEETQVPEISGVARIYNQSFFQSLLKATGIDLENIVYYKDDTHYFVMTAKKQCLLRLGVLRQDWPDTERLLGSANVVPEALQRFARAAADFATHGKLGKLEFAQDARGRPDVSAFDFTSMMRAESSARVQERHGTRLLLGLVGDCLVEPFWPLGTGVARGFLAAFDAAWMVKRWAEGAGPLEVLAERESLYQLLSQTSPENMHRNVAQYGLDPATRYPNLNLRAVTPNQVRDLYDVEAKEPVKKMSDKTDSGKPATGAAGSQEELLRWCQEQTAGYPGVHVTDLSSSWADGLALCALVHRLRPALLEPSDLQGMGALETTSWALKMAEHELGITPVLSAQAMVAGSDPLGLIAYLSHFHSAFKSIPHNPGSVSQGSPGTASAVLFLGKLQRTLQRTRTQENGEDAGGKKPRLEVEAETPSTEEPPVPEPDEPMTPPSQQQDASAEDLCAICGQRLYIVERLCADGRFFHRSCFRCHICEATLWPGGYKQHPGDGYFYCLQHLPQTGHKEDGSERGPESQDLPMPSENNMPSGPATPMTLHQGTSPVPGPSQPTRRLIRLSSPERQRLSSLHLTPDPEMEPPPKPPRSCSALARQALEASFKGWGMPVQSPQVLEAMEKGEEESSSSSEEETEEEEDVPLDSDMEQFLRNLAKNSGTMDNYPTWRRTLLRRAKEEEMKRFCKAQAIQRRLNEIEAALRELEARGTELELALRSQSSSPEKQKALWVEQLLQLVQKKNSLVAEEAELMITVQELNLEEKQWQLDQELRTYMNREETLKTAADRQAEDQVLRKLLDVVNQRDALIRLQEERRLSELASEPGVQC, from the exons CAACCCAGCGCATGCCCACTTTGAGAGCTTCTTGCAGGCCCAGCTGTGCCAGGATGTGTTGAGCAGCTTCCAAGGGCTATGtggggccctggggctggagcCTGGTGGGGGGCTCTCCCAGTACCACAAGATAAAGGCCCAGCTAAACTACTGGAGTGCCAAGTCGCTGTGGGCCAAGCTGGACAAGAGAGCGAGCCAGCCGGTCTACCAGCAGGGCCGGGCCTGCACCGCCACTAAG TGCCTGGTGGTGGGTGCGGGACCCTGTGGTCTGCGGGCTGCTGTGGAGCTGGCGATGCTGGGGGCCCGAGTGGTGCTGGTGGAAAAGCGCACCAAGTTCTCTCGCCACAACGTGCTCCACCTCTGGCCCTTCACCATCCACGACCTTCGGGCACTCGGCGCCAAGAAGTTCTATGGGCGCTTCTGCACAGGCTCCCTGGACCACATCA GCATCCGGCAACTGCAGCTCCTCTTGTTGAAAGTGGCGTTACTGCTGGGGGTGGAAATCCACTGGGGCATCGCTTTCACTGGCCTGCAGCCTCCTCCCCAAAAGG GGAGTGGTTGGCGCGCCCAGCTCcagcccagccccccagcccaaCTGGCCAAGTATGAATTTGATGTCCTCATCTCTGCAGCTGGAGGTAAATTCGTCCCTGAAG GCTTCACAGTGCGAGAAATGCGCGGCAAACTGGCAATTGGCATCACGGCTAACTTTGTGAACAGGCGCACCGTGGAAGAGACACAGGTGCCCGAGATCAGTGGTGTGGCCAGGATCTACAACCAGAGCTTcttccagagcctgctcaaagcTACAG GCATAGATCTGGAGAATATCGTGTACTACAAGGATGACACCCACTACTTCGTGATGACAGCCAAGAAGCAGTGCCTGCTACGGCTGGGAGTGCTGCGTCAG GACTGGCCCGATACTGAACGACTGCTGGGCAGTGCCAACGTGGTGCCCGAGGCTTTGCAGCGCTTCGCTCGGGCAGCTGCCGACTTCGCCACCCATGGCAAGCTTGGGAAGCTGGAGTTTGCCCAGGACGCCCGCGGGCGGCCAGATGTCTCTGCCTTTGACTTCACAAGCATGATGCGGGCAGAGAGCTCTGCTAGGGTGCAGGAGAGGCACGGCACCCGCCTGCTGCTGGGGCTGGTCGGGGACTGCCTGGTGGAG CCCTTCTGGCCCCTGGGCACTGGAGTGGCCCGGGGCTTTCTGGCAGCCTTTGATGCCGCCTGGATGGTGAAGCGGTGGGCAGAGGGTGCTGGGCCCCTAGAGGTGTTGGCAGAGCG GGAGAGCTTGTACCAGCTCCTGTCGCAGACATCCCCAGAGAACATGCATCGCAATGTGGCGCAGTATGGGCTGGACCCCGCCACCCGCTACCCTAACCTGAACCTCCGGGCTGTGACCCCCAACCAG GTACGAGACCTGTACGACGTGGAGGCCAAGGAGCCTGTAAAGAAGATGAGTGACAAGACAGACTCTGGAAAGCCAGCCACTG GGGCGGCGGGCTCCCAGGAGGAACTGCTGCGCTGGTGCCAGGAGCAGACGGCTGGGTACCCAGGTGTCCACGTCACTGACCTGTCTTCCTCCTGGGCTGACGGGCTGGCTCTGTGCGCCCTGGTGCACCGGCTACGGCCCGCCCTCCT GGAACCCTCCGACCTCCAGGGAATGGGCGCTCTGGAAACTACTTCTTGGGCGCTGAAGATGGCAGAGCATGAGCTGGGCATCACACCAGTGTTGTCTGCACAGGCGATGGTGGCAGGGAGTGACCCACTGGGCCTCATTGCCTACCTCAGCCACTTCCATAGTGCCTTCAAGAGCATACCACACAACCCGG GCTCGGTCAGCCAAGGCTCCCCAGGCACTGCCAGCGCTGTACTATTCCTTGGCAAACTGCAGAGGACCCTGCAACGGACACGGACTCAG GAAAATGGGGAGGATGCTGGTGGCAAGAAGCCTCGCCTGGAG GTGGAGGCTGAGACCCCAAGTACTGAGGAGCCACCTGTCCCAGAGCCTGATGAACCAATGACACCGCCATCCCAGCAGCAGGAC GCCAGTGCTGAGGATCTCTGTGCAATTTGTGGGCAACGGCTCTATATCGTGGAACGCCTCTGTGCTGATGGCCGTTTCTTCCACCGGAGCTGCTTCCGCTGTCATATCTGTGAGGCCACGTTATGGCCAGGTGGCTATAAGCAGCacccaggagatg GATATTTCTACTGCCTCCAGCATCTGCCTCAGACAGGCCACAAAGAAGATGGCAGCGAAAGAGGTCCTGAGAGTCAG GACCTTCCCATGCCGAGTGAGAATAACATGCCATCAGGCCCTGCGACTCCCATGACCCTCCACCAAGGGACCAGTCCTGTCCCAGGCCCCAGCCAGCCCACCCGTCGACTGATCCGCCTCTCCAGCCCAGAACGCCAGCGTTTATCCTCCCTTCATCTCACCCCTGACCCGGAAATGGAGCCTCCACCGAAGCCCCCCCGAAGCTGCTCTGCCTTGGCCCGCCAAGCCCTGGAAGCAAGCTTCAAGGGCTGGGGAATGCCAGTCCAGAGCCCTCAGG TTCTTGAGGCCATGGAAAAGGGGGAAGAAGAGAGTTCCTCCTCCAgtgaagaggaaacagaggaagaggaagatgtgCCTTTGGACTCAGACATGGAACAG TTTCTGAGGAACCTGGCTAAGAACTCAGGCACCATGGACAATTATCCAACATGGCGTCGGACTCTGCTGCGCCGGGCCaaggaggaggagatgaagcggttCTGTAAGGCTCAG GCCATCCAGCGGCGACTAAATGAGATCGAGGCTGCTCTAAGGGAGCTGGAGGCCAGGGGCACAGAACTGGAGCTGGCTTTGAGGAGCCAGAGCA GTTCCCCCGAAAAGCAAAAGGCATTATGGGTGGAACAGCTGCTACAGCTCGTTCAGAAGAAAAACAGCCTGGTGGCCGAGGAGGCTGAGCTCATGATCAC AGTGCAGGAGCTGAATTTGGAGGAGAAACAGTGGCAGCTGGACCAAGAGCTGCGAACCTACATGAACCGGGAAG AAACCCTAAAGACAGCTGCCGATCGGCAGGCTGAGGACCAGGTCCTGAGGAAGCTACTGGATGTGGTGAACCAGCGAGATGCCCTCATCCGCCTCCAGGAGGAGCGCAGGCTCAGTGAGCTGGcctcagagcctggggtccagtgCTAG